From a region of the Oxalobacteraceae sp. CFBP 8761 genome:
- a CDS encoding aminotransferase class V-fold PLP-dependent enzyme: MQTEIYLDTNATSPVLPAAAAAAMAAMQDGFGNPSSSHATGLRARALRESVRASAGRVVGAGDGRLMFNSGATEGIQTAVLSALCAVRERRARGEACGDIVLIGATEHKAIPESLAHWNRLLGTDLELRMLPVDGDGRHRLDVLRALAPRAALVCTMAANNETGVVSDLHGIEAVLRDAGSDALWLVDCVQALGKLPLDLAASRIDYAPFSGHKLYAPKGIGMLYVRRGAPYTPLMCGGGQEDGQRSGTENMAGIAALGAVFSALERGDTFRDGAALLACRARLVAALEAALPGIVFNAPLARSLPTTINFSVPDVASATLLDLFDAAGMRVSAGSACSAGKAGSSYVLDAMGVPAWRSAAAVRLSFGALLDDASLDLACERIAHCGAALATPMPVAGAEPAIDSAIDSAMLVPADTARDWLAAHPDAIVIDVRNLREHSVAGTVRLHGHTVRNVPLACVADEAPQWLGATAPLLFVCRSGARSARAAQALRAMGHPGAWSLVGGFALVI; the protein is encoded by the coding sequence ATGCAGACCGAAATTTACCTCGATACCAATGCCACGTCCCCGGTATTGCCCGCCGCCGCTGCCGCCGCCATGGCCGCCATGCAGGATGGCTTCGGCAATCCGAGCAGCAGCCATGCAACGGGCCTGCGCGCCCGGGCACTGCGCGAGAGCGTGCGCGCCAGTGCGGGCCGGGTCGTCGGCGCCGGGGACGGTCGCTTGATGTTCAACAGCGGCGCCACCGAAGGCATCCAGACGGCCGTGCTCTCGGCCCTGTGCGCAGTGCGCGAGCGGCGCGCGCGTGGTGAAGCCTGCGGCGACATCGTCCTGATCGGCGCGACCGAGCACAAGGCGATACCCGAAAGTCTGGCGCACTGGAACCGCCTGCTGGGCACGGACCTCGAGCTGCGCATGCTGCCGGTCGATGGCGATGGCCGCCACCGGCTCGATGTACTGCGTGCGCTGGCGCCGCGCGCGGCGCTGGTGTGCACGATGGCGGCGAACAATGAAACAGGCGTCGTATCCGACCTGCATGGCATCGAGGCGGTGCTGCGCGATGCCGGGAGCGATGCACTCTGGCTGGTCGATTGCGTGCAGGCGCTGGGCAAGCTCCCGCTCGACCTGGCCGCGAGCCGCATCGATTACGCGCCGTTTTCGGGACACAAGCTGTATGCACCGAAAGGCATCGGCATGCTGTACGTGCGCCGCGGCGCGCCCTACACGCCGCTGATGTGCGGTGGCGGGCAAGAGGATGGCCAGCGTTCGGGCACCGAAAACATGGCCGGCATCGCGGCGCTGGGCGCCGTGTTCTCGGCGCTGGAACGGGGCGACACGTTCCGCGACGGCGCCGCGCTGCTGGCATGCCGCGCGCGCCTGGTGGCGGCGCTCGAAGCGGCTTTGCCCGGCATCGTGTTCAATGCGCCCCTGGCGCGGTCGCTTCCCACGACCATCAATTTTTCGGTGCCGGATGTCGCCAGCGCCACGCTGCTCGACCTGTTCGATGCCGCCGGCATGCGCGTCAGTGCCGGCTCGGCGTGTTCGGCGGGGAAGGCCGGGTCGAGTTACGTGCTCGATGCAATGGGCGTGCCAGCCTGGCGCAGCGCGGCGGCGGTACGCCTGTCGTTTGGCGCGCTGCTTGACGACGCGTCGCTCGACCTGGCGTGCGAGCGCATTGCGCACTGCGGCGCGGCGCTGGCCACGCCGATGCCTGTGGCAGGCGCCGAGCCGGCGATTGATAGCGCCATCGACAGCGCAATGCTGGTGCCCGCCGATACTGCCCGTGACTGGCTCGCTGCGCATCCGGACGCGATCGTGATCGACGTGCGCAACCTGCGCGAGCACAGTGTTGCAGGTACGGTCCGCCTGCACGGCCACACGGTACGCAACGTGCCGCTGGCGTGCGTTGCCGACGAGGCGCCCCAGTGGCTGGGCGCGACGGCGCCGTTGCTGTTCGTCTGCCGCAGCGGCGCACGCAGTGCCCGCGCGGCGCAAGCCTTGCGCGCCATGGGCCATCCGGGCGCCTGGTCACTGGTGGGCGGATTCGCGCTCGTTATCTGA
- a CDS encoding Lrp/AsnC family transcriptional regulator, giving the protein MNSLDKFDCAILAALQADATLSISGLSEKVGLSSTPCWKRVKRLEEEGFIESRVSIVNREKVGLPVTVFVSVKTPEHDEKWLARFAAAVIALPEVLEFHRMSGDVDYLLKVVTTDIAGYDRFYKKLIKTARLTGVSSAFSMEQIKSTTALPLELISHGTPA; this is encoded by the coding sequence ATGAATTCACTCGACAAGTTTGATTGTGCGATCCTCGCTGCCCTGCAGGCGGATGCCACTTTGTCCATTTCGGGCCTGAGCGAAAAGGTGGGCTTGTCCAGCACGCCTTGCTGGAAACGCGTCAAGCGCCTGGAAGAAGAAGGCTTCATCGAAAGCCGCGTCAGCATCGTCAATCGCGAAAAGGTCGGCTTGCCGGTCACCGTGTTTGTCAGCGTCAAGACCCCCGAGCACGATGAAAAATGGCTGGCGCGCTTTGCCGCCGCCGTGATCGCGCTGCCCGAGGTGCTGGAATTCCATCGTATGAGCGGCGACGTCGATTACCTGCTCAAGGTCGTCACCACCGATATCGCCGGCTACGACCGCTTTTACAAAAAGCTGATCAAGACCGCGCGCCTGACCGGCGTGTCGTCGGCCTTCTCGATGGAACAGATCAAGTCCACCACCGCCCTGCCCCTCGAACTGATCTCGCACGGCACGCCAGCCTGA
- a CDS encoding branched-chain amino acid ABC transporter substrate-binding protein — MPSKITMAPLALAALIATIGVHAHAAEQVVKIGVSGPLSGANAFAGKDNENGVRMAIEELNAQKIQVGANVLRFVLQSEDDAGDPKQGVTVAQKFADAGVKFVLGPYNSGVAIPASRVYNDSGILMSTVGTNPKITASGYPTVFRIVASDTQVGASVAGYAAKELKIKNIGVIDDRTAFGQGIAMEFKRQAQQAGIKVAGHEFTNDKASDFAAILTALRAKKVDAIFYGGYAPQAAPMVRQMKQLGLNVPLLGGDTLCSPEMARLGGAAVGENVRCAQAGAIVARQPGGAAFLAGYKKRFGREPDVYAPSFYDQTKFIAQAIQSAKTVDAKAVGVAMHTISYQGVVGMYGYDPKGNLKKTAVTVYTFKNGALTPLASY, encoded by the coding sequence ATGCCATCGAAAATCACCATGGCGCCGCTGGCGCTGGCCGCACTGATTGCCACCATCGGCGTGCACGCGCACGCTGCCGAGCAGGTCGTCAAGATCGGCGTCAGCGGTCCGCTGTCGGGCGCCAATGCGTTTGCCGGCAAGGACAATGAAAACGGCGTGCGCATGGCCATCGAAGAGCTCAACGCACAGAAGATCCAGGTCGGCGCCAACGTGCTGCGCTTCGTGTTGCAATCCGAAGACGACGCGGGCGACCCGAAACAGGGCGTGACCGTGGCCCAGAAATTCGCCGATGCCGGCGTCAAGTTCGTGCTGGGTCCTTACAACTCGGGCGTGGCGATTCCGGCCTCGCGCGTCTACAACGACAGCGGCATCCTGATGTCGACGGTCGGTACCAATCCCAAGATCACCGCGAGCGGTTACCCCACCGTGTTTCGCATCGTCGCGAGCGACACGCAGGTGGGCGCCTCGGTCGCCGGCTACGCAGCCAAGGAACTCAAGATCAAGAACATCGGCGTAATCGACGATCGCACGGCGTTCGGCCAGGGCATCGCGATGGAATTCAAGCGCCAGGCGCAGCAGGCCGGCATCAAGGTCGCGGGCCACGAGTTCACCAACGACAAGGCCAGCGACTTCGCCGCGATCCTGACCGCGCTGCGCGCCAAGAAAGTCGACGCCATCTTCTACGGCGGCTACGCGCCGCAGGCCGCGCCGATGGTGCGCCAGATGAAGCAGCTCGGCCTGAACGTGCCGCTGCTGGGCGGTGACACGCTGTGCAGCCCCGAGATGGCAAGGCTCGGCGGCGCCGCGGTCGGCGAGAACGTGCGCTGCGCGCAGGCCGGCGCGATCGTCGCCAGGCAGCCTGGCGGCGCGGCCTTCCTGGCCGGCTACAAGAAACGCTTCGGCCGCGAGCCGGACGTGTATGCGCCATCGTTCTACGACCAGACCAAGTTCATCGCGCAGGCGATCCAGTCGGCCAAGACGGTCGATGCCAAGGCGGTCGGCGTCGCAATGCACACGATCAGCTACCAGGGCGTGGTCGGCATGTACGGCTATGATCCCAAGGGCAATCTGAAGAAAACGGCCGTCACGGTCTACACCTTCAAGAACGGCGCCCTCACGCCGCTGGCCAGCTACTGA
- a CDS encoding DUF885 domain-containing protein, which translates to MNPFFKTGVLATAALILCASAGAAPVTATAPASASAADTQAGKAINKLVDEYYDAYARFEPVWATESGDGRFDGQLGLPIAPKNRDAQFALYRGYLKRLGAIPRERLNPRDQASYDIVKFELETALRLGAFPEHLLPVDQMFNMPVFMANYAGGQGAQPLATPQDYRNYLSRLDQMVAYIDQAIANMREGVKRGVVHPREPMMSLLPQLKALVAATPEASIFYSPIKALPAGFSNADKTKLTASYRKTIADKLNPALARLATYVEKDYMPATRTTAGWGALPNGAEWYKARVAAMTTTSLTPEQIHEIGQKEVARIQGEYGKIGPKMGYTGPAAGLPRWVSEQPKYKPFTSDAQVIAVFEKIDADVRTKLPKLFSLMPKAPLEVRLEPELTRETASDHYSSPAADGSRPGVFWSVVNDPTKYGSTGMVTLYLHEGQPGHHFHIALTQELGLPNFRKFGGNTAFTEGWALYAETLGKEMGLFDKPEDYFGHLNDEMLRAARLVVDTGMHTKGWSRDQSITYFRETLGYSELEARAQIERYMVMPGQALAYKIGALKIMELRQRAQAALGSKFNLPAFHRVVLDEGTLPLAVLEAKVDRWIAASK; encoded by the coding sequence ATGAACCCATTCTTCAAAACCGGCGTGCTGGCCACGGCCGCCCTGATCCTGTGCGCCAGTGCCGGCGCCGCGCCGGTCACGGCCACCGCACCAGCATCGGCATCGGCTGCCGACACCCAGGCCGGCAAGGCCATCAACAAGCTGGTCGACGAGTATTACGATGCCTACGCGCGCTTCGAGCCGGTGTGGGCGACCGAGTCCGGTGACGGCCGCTTCGACGGCCAGCTTGGCCTGCCGATCGCGCCGAAAAACCGCGATGCCCAGTTTGCGCTATACCGCGGCTACCTGAAACGCCTGGGCGCGATCCCGCGCGAGCGCCTCAATCCGCGCGACCAGGCCAGCTACGACATCGTCAAGTTCGAGCTCGAGACCGCGCTGCGCCTTGGTGCCTTCCCCGAGCACCTGCTGCCGGTGGATCAGATGTTCAACATGCCGGTCTTCATGGCCAACTACGCCGGCGGCCAGGGCGCGCAGCCCCTCGCCACGCCGCAGGATTACCGCAATTACCTGAGCCGCCTGGACCAGATGGTCGCCTACATCGATCAGGCGATCGCGAATATGCGCGAAGGCGTCAAGCGCGGCGTCGTGCATCCGCGCGAGCCGATGATGTCGTTGCTGCCGCAACTGAAGGCACTGGTCGCGGCCACGCCCGAGGCCAGCATCTTCTACAGCCCGATCAAGGCGCTGCCGGCGGGCTTTTCAAACGCCGACAAGACCAAACTGACGGCGTCGTACCGCAAGACGATCGCTGACAAGCTCAATCCGGCACTGGCGCGCCTGGCCACGTATGTCGAGAAGGACTATATGCCGGCCACCCGCACGACGGCCGGCTGGGGTGCCCTGCCAAACGGCGCCGAGTGGTACAAGGCGCGCGTGGCAGCGATGACCACGACGAGCCTGACGCCCGAGCAGATCCACGAGATCGGCCAGAAGGAAGTGGCGCGCATCCAGGGCGAGTACGGCAAGATCGGCCCGAAGATGGGGTACACCGGTCCTGCGGCCGGCCTGCCGCGCTGGGTGTCGGAGCAGCCGAAGTACAAGCCGTTCACGTCGGATGCGCAGGTGATCGCCGTGTTCGAGAAGATCGACGCCGACGTGCGCACCAAGCTGCCAAAACTGTTCTCGCTGATGCCGAAGGCGCCGCTCGAAGTGCGCCTGGAACCGGAACTGACGCGCGAGACGGCGTCGGACCATTATTCGTCACCGGCGGCCGATGGTTCGCGCCCCGGCGTGTTCTGGTCGGTGGTGAACGATCCGACCAAGTACGGCAGCACCGGCATGGTCACGCTGTACCTGCATGAAGGCCAGCCGGGCCACCACTTCCATATCGCGCTGACCCAGGAGCTCGGCCTGCCGAACTTCCGCAAGTTCGGCGGCAACACGGCGTTCACCGAAGGCTGGGCGCTGTACGCCGAAACGCTGGGCAAGGAAATGGGCCTGTTCGACAAGCCGGAAGATTATTTCGGCCACCTGAACGACGAGATGCTGCGCGCGGCGCGCCTGGTGGTCGACACCGGGATGCACACCAAGGGCTGGAGCCGCGATCAATCGATCACGTACTTCCGCGAGACGCTGGGGTACTCGGAACTGGAAGCGCGCGCCCAGATCGAGCGCTACATGGTCATGCCAGGCCAGGCGCTGGCGTACAAGATCGGCGCCCTGAAGATCATGGAACTGCGCCAGCGCGCGCAGGCGGCACTGGGCAGCAAGTTCAACCTGCCGGCATTCCACCGCGTGGTGCTGGATGAAGGCACGCTGCCCTTGGCAGTGCTGGAGGCAAAAGTCGATCGCTGGATTGCAGCGTCGAAGTAA
- a CDS encoding peptidase M14, with protein sequence MATAPLTPYEQGNLNQTTTWADCIAWYEDLARQYPAVLRFEQVGVSDAGVPIHAGVVSSDGVFDRAAIKAAGRAVFFNNNGIHPGEPEGVDGCMALVRDFCVEPERLAALGTTVFLFVPLYNVDGAFNRADTSRVNQDGPEQFGFRGNSRHLDLNRDFVKCDTLTARVFNELFTAWDPDVMVDTHTSNGADYSYTMTLIHTQADKLGGGLGEFLRAEMLPAMYAGMDARGWPTCPYVNPVQDSPDHGIAEFLETARFSTGYAALHHTIGFMPETHMLKPFRDRYESMRALVDVALAFTVQNAPRIQALRRAAKDAGRTQAEWPVRWKMDEANPSSFRFKGYEAKYKKSLLGDYTRLYYDRSSVWERDIAYYNRFPVDVTVPAPQAYVVPQQWREAIERLEWNGVRMERIDADRMQQVAYYQIDSVTSRPTAYEGHMFHDDVVLERRHASVQLRAGDYLVPLDQDNARYAVETLEPLAHDSFFRWGFFNSVLEKKEAYSEYVFEDEAERLLAQEPELAAKFEQWKGAHPGLLTNQEAVLDFIFANCARYREPEWRRYPVFMIER encoded by the coding sequence ATGGCTACTGCACCCCTCACGCCCTACGAACAAGGCAACCTGAACCAGACCACCACCTGGGCCGACTGCATCGCCTGGTACGAGGACCTCGCGCGCCAGTATCCGGCGGTGCTGCGCTTCGAGCAGGTGGGCGTGTCCGATGCCGGCGTGCCGATCCATGCCGGCGTGGTCAGCAGCGACGGTGTGTTCGACCGCGCCGCGATCAAGGCCGCCGGGCGCGCGGTCTTCTTCAACAACAATGGCATCCACCCGGGCGAGCCGGAAGGCGTCGATGGCTGCATGGCGCTGGTGCGCGACTTTTGCGTCGAGCCGGAGCGCCTGGCTGCATTGGGCACGACCGTGTTCCTGTTTGTCCCGCTGTACAACGTCGACGGCGCCTTCAACCGCGCCGACACGTCGCGCGTGAACCAGGACGGACCGGAGCAGTTCGGCTTCCGTGGCAACAGCCGCCACCTCGACCTGAACCGCGACTTCGTCAAGTGCGACACGCTCACGGCGCGCGTGTTCAACGAATTGTTCACGGCCTGGGACCCGGACGTGATGGTCGACACCCACACGTCCAATGGCGCCGACTACAGCTACACGATGACGCTGATCCACACGCAGGCCGACAAGCTCGGTGGGGGCCTGGGCGAGTTCCTGCGCGCCGAGATGCTGCCCGCGATGTACGCCGGGATGGATGCGCGCGGCTGGCCGACCTGTCCATACGTGAACCCGGTGCAGGACAGCCCCGACCACGGCATCGCCGAATTTCTGGAAACCGCGCGTTTCTCGACCGGCTACGCGGCGCTGCACCACACGATCGGCTTCATGCCCGAGACGCACATGCTCAAGCCGTTCCGGGACCGCTACGAATCGATGCGCGCGCTGGTCGACGTCGCACTGGCCTTTACCGTGCAGAACGCCCCGCGCATCCAGGCGCTGCGCCGCGCGGCCAAGGACGCGGGCCGCACGCAGGCCGAGTGGCCGGTGCGCTGGAAGATGGACGAGGCCAATCCGTCGAGCTTCCGCTTCAAAGGGTATGAAGCCAAGTATAAAAAGAGCCTGCTGGGCGACTACACGCGCCTGTACTACGACCGCAGCAGCGTCTGGGAACGCGATATCGCCTATTACAACCGCTTCCCGGTCGATGTGACTGTGCCGGCGCCGCAGGCGTACGTGGTGCCGCAGCAGTGGCGTGAAGCGATCGAGCGCCTGGAATGGAATGGCGTGCGCATGGAGCGCATCGACGCCGACCGCATGCAGCAGGTTGCGTACTACCAGATCGACAGCGTGACCTCACGCCCCACGGCGTACGAAGGCCACATGTTCCATGACGACGTGGTGCTCGAACGGCGTCACGCCAGCGTGCAGCTGCGCGCCGGGGATTATTTGGTGCCGCTGGACCAGGACAATGCGCGCTACGCGGTCGAGACGCTCGAGCCGCTGGCGCACGACAGCTTCTTCCGCTGGGGCTTCTTCAACAGCGTGCTGGAAAAGAAGGAAGCGTATTCGGAATATGTGTTCGAGGACGAGGCCGAGCGGCTGCTGGCGCAGGAGCCAGAATTGGCAGCGAAGTTTGAACAGTGGAAGGGCGCACATCCCGGCTTGCTGACGAACCAGGAAGCGGTGCTGGACTTCATCTTCGCCAATTGCGCGCGCTACCGCGAGCCGGAGTGGCGCCGGTATCCGGTGTTCATGATCGAGCGTTGA
- a CDS encoding response regulator transcription factor, giving the protein MADQNKPIRVMLADDHPIVMTGFAMSLEAAGMQVVGQAKTPSEATALYAAEQPDVAVLDMRFGTELTGMDAAQAILKSDPSAKIVFLSQFDQDSLIKETYRLGAHAFVTKDCDPADLATAVRHAHEGKLYFLPHIASRLASMAVRGEVTPQSQLDERGLEIFKFMAEGMTNAEIAERLDLSTKTISNISQSIKEKLGVHRQASITLLAVKHGLIEP; this is encoded by the coding sequence TTGGCAGATCAGAACAAACCCATCCGCGTCATGCTGGCCGACGATCACCCCATCGTCATGACCGGTTTTGCCATGTCGCTCGAAGCGGCCGGCATGCAGGTGGTGGGCCAGGCCAAGACCCCGAGCGAGGCCACCGCGCTGTACGCGGCCGAGCAGCCCGACGTCGCCGTGCTCGACATGCGCTTTGGCACCGAGCTGACCGGCATGGATGCGGCCCAGGCCATCCTCAAGTCCGATCCGTCGGCCAAGATCGTTTTTCTCAGCCAGTTTGACCAGGATAGTCTGATCAAGGAAACCTACCGCCTCGGCGCCCACGCCTTCGTCACCAAGGATTGCGACCCGGCCGACCTGGCCACCGCCGTGCGTCACGCGCACGAGGGCAAGCTGTACTTCCTGCCGCATATCGCCTCGCGCCTGGCCAGCATGGCCGTGCGCGGCGAAGTCACGCCGCAGTCGCAGCTCGATGAGCGTGGCCTGGAAATCTTCAAGTTCATGGCCGAGGGCATGACCAACGCCGAAATCGCCGAACGGCTCGACTTGTCGACCAAGACCATCAGCAATATCAGCCAGTCGATCAAGGAAAAGCTGGGCGTGCACCGCCAGGCCAGCATCACGCTACTGGCCGTCAAGCACGGTCTGATCGAGCCGTAA
- a CDS encoding M28 family peptidase, whose amino-acid sequence MDAVRAVTPAFHITGFRHALAGAVALAILAALAWLALAPPDVPAPVASVASPAWDARVTNHQRVLAASPRSIGCSDNAHARAYLVTQLRAMGLAPGVQRATVRTSVTRLFGGIHHTIGVVHNIVATIPGTAPDAARRPALLLATHYDSGAAPRDALPGAATASALLETARALRAAPPANDIVLLFADGERVGMLGSRGFVEQHPLARRIGMALRFDGAVDGPLRMLEASSAGAPALAGWMRAAPELRGASANTTLAWLLGDAPHIGPLTRLDAPVLLFGGGEPRATGAAPRQLGDAMLRLARAYGAAPLTPGGQAAHVYFSLPIVGPVHHAAWLVWAPAILSCLMLAGAWRGQFGEDGVLDAAQGAFGVCFLLLVVRVGTWSWDSELAAAGLAGEHRLPLTVAVVTACVFVAGLYLLRRSVGTAATVLGALAWPTLMLLSAAVFLPTLAPLLAWPLVAALGAFTLLHTRWGERQGPNIRLLVLLAGLVPAASLLPPALRDAWILLAPGHMHVPPMLMALPMLCFASPLLMLRSRAAVTAALALALAACLALPDSTAARYEQAAEPGNLEGLVYYKDMNSWRAYWLLPQQPLDDWRRDLFAGRTKPTVFVEVFGLRSAPQWYAVAPRDDAIAFPECFILRNHVGNVRLARFTVRSANRAPHIALAMHGARALRSRVDGVTLSATESAWSLSLYGMQDRVLQLEIESEPNEIFAITVQEHIPGLPRHLLPADRQGVAPQLGTTMSTDILRFY is encoded by the coding sequence ATGGATGCCGTCCGCGCCGTAACACCCGCTTTCCACATCACGGGTTTCAGACATGCCCTTGCCGGCGCTGTCGCACTGGCCATACTCGCCGCCCTCGCCTGGCTGGCGCTGGCCCCGCCCGATGTACCCGCGCCTGTCGCATCGGTCGCATCGCCCGCGTGGGATGCGCGCGTGACCAACCATCAGCGGGTGCTGGCGGCCAGCCCCCGCTCGATCGGGTGTAGCGACAATGCGCACGCGCGCGCCTATCTGGTGACGCAACTGCGCGCGATGGGACTGGCGCCTGGCGTGCAGCGCGCCACCGTACGCACATCGGTTACCCGGCTGTTCGGCGGCATTCATCACACGATCGGGGTCGTGCACAACATCGTCGCGACGATTCCGGGTACTGCGCCGGATGCTGCGCGGCGCCCCGCCCTGCTGCTGGCAACCCATTACGACAGCGGCGCGGCGCCGCGTGACGCCCTGCCCGGCGCGGCCACCGCCAGCGCCCTGCTCGAGACTGCCCGCGCATTGCGCGCCGCCCCGCCGGCCAACGATATCGTGCTGCTGTTTGCCGACGGCGAGCGCGTTGGCATGCTCGGATCCCGAGGATTTGTCGAACAGCACCCGCTGGCCCGCCGCATCGGCATGGCGCTCCGGTTCGATGGCGCTGTCGACGGTCCGCTACGCATGCTGGAGGCGAGCAGCGCGGGTGCACCGGCCCTGGCGGGCTGGATGCGGGCGGCGCCCGAGCTGCGTGGCGCATCCGCGAATACGACACTGGCATGGCTGCTGGGCGACGCGCCCCATATCGGCCCGCTCACCCGGCTCGATGCGCCAGTGCTGCTGTTTGGGGGCGGCGAGCCACGCGCGACCGGCGCTGCGCCGCGTCAGTTGGGCGACGCCATGCTGCGCCTCGCCCGCGCCTATGGTGCGGCGCCGCTAACACCGGGCGGCCAGGCAGCACACGTCTACTTTTCGCTGCCCATCGTCGGCCCCGTCCACCACGCGGCGTGGCTGGTGTGGGCGCCGGCGATCCTGTCGTGCCTGATGCTGGCCGGCGCCTGGCGTGGACAGTTCGGCGAAGACGGCGTGCTGGACGCAGCGCAGGGCGCGTTCGGCGTGTGCTTCCTGCTGCTGGTGGTACGCGTGGGCACCTGGAGCTGGGATAGCGAACTGGCCGCCGCCGGCCTGGCCGGTGAACACCGGCTGCCTTTGACCGTTGCCGTCGTCACGGCCTGTGTGTTCGTGGCCGGCTTGTACCTGTTGCGGCGCAGTGTCGGCACGGCCGCGACGGTGCTCGGCGCGCTGGCCTGGCCGACGCTGATGCTGCTCTCTGCCGCCGTGTTCCTGCCAACGCTCGCCCCGTTGCTGGCCTGGCCGCTGGTGGCGGCGCTGGGCGCCTTCACGCTGCTGCATACGCGCTGGGGCGAACGGCAAGGTCCAAATATACGCCTGCTGGTGCTGCTGGCCGGCCTGGTGCCGGCCGCGAGCCTGCTCCCGCCGGCGCTGCGCGATGCATGGATCCTGCTTGCACCGGGCCACATGCATGTTCCGCCGATGCTGATGGCGCTGCCCATGCTGTGCTTTGCCAGCCCGCTGCTGATGCTGCGAAGCAGGGCCGCCGTCACCGCCGCGCTGGCACTGGCGCTGGCGGCCTGCCTGGCACTGCCCGATAGCACTGCAGCACGATATGAACAGGCTGCAGAACCCGGGAACCTCGAGGGGCTGGTCTATTACAAGGACATGAACTCGTGGCGTGCCTACTGGCTGCTGCCGCAGCAGCCGCTAGACGACTGGCGCCGCGACCTGTTCGCAGGCCGCACGAAGCCGACCGTCTTCGTCGAGGTCTTCGGCCTGCGCAGCGCGCCCCAGTGGTACGCGGTCGCGCCGCGCGACGATGCGATCGCCTTCCCCGAGTGCTTCATCCTGCGCAACCACGTCGGGAACGTACGGCTGGCCAGATTCACGGTGCGCTCGGCCAATCGCGCCCCGCATATCGCGTTGGCCATGCACGGCGCCAGGGCGCTGCGCTCGCGCGTCGACGGCGTGACGCTCAGCGCGACGGAAAGCGCGTGGTCGCTGTCGCTGTACGGGATGCAGGACCGGGTGCTGCAGCTGGAAATCGAAAGTGAACCCAACGAGATCTTCGCCATCACGGTGCAGGAACACATCCCCGGCCTGCCACGGCATCTCTTGCCAGCGGACCGGCAAGGCGTGGCGCCGCAGCTGGGCACGACGATGTCGACCGATATCCTGCGGTTTTACTGA